The segment ATAAAAAAGCAGATTTAATCTATTCTGAAATAGATAGAAACCCTTTATTTACAGGGTTTGTAGCTAATGAAGAAGATCGATCTACTATGAACGCAACTTTCAATTTAACTGATGAAAGTTTAGCAGATAAATTCGACACACTTTGGCAGGGAGCTGGAATTAACGGCTTAAACGGTCACAGAAGTGTTGGCGGCTATCGCGCGTCCATGTATAACGCCTTAGAGCTTGAAAGTGTTCAGGTATTAGTAGATACGATGAGAGAATTAGAACGAAAAGGATAATAAAAGGTGGCTTCGACTTCGCTCAGCCACCACCAAAATAAAATAATTAAGAAAATATGAAAGTTTTAGCAAACGACGGAATTTCGACTAGTGGTGTGAAAGCCCTTGAAGACGCAGGTTTTGAAGTACTAACCGTAAAAGTTGCACAAGAACAACTTGAAAACTATATAAATAAAAATAATATCGACGTGATTTTGGTCCGGAGTGCCACAAAGGTTCGTAAGGATTTAATAGATGCGTGTCCTAGCCTAAAAGTAATTGGTCGCGGTGGCGTTGGTATGGATAATATTGATGTGGAGTATGCGCGTAGTAAAGACATCCATGTAATTAATACTCCAGCAGCTTCCTCCTCTTCTGTAGCTGAATTGGTTTTTGCGCACCTTTTTGGAGGCGTTAGAAATTTGCACGATGCCAACAGAACAATGCCTCTTGAAGGCGATTCCAGATTTAAGGAATTGAAAAAAACTTATGCCGGCGGAAAAGAACTTCGTGGTAAAACACTGGGTATTATTGGTTTTGGTCGTATTGGTCGCGAGGTAGCTAAAATAGCCCTTGGCTGTGGTATGAAGGTAATTGCTAGTGACAATCAAGTTGGAGAAGCAGATATAACACTGGATTTTTATAATGGGCAACAAATAACCCTTAAAATTAAAACCGAACCTGTTTCAGAATTAATAAAACATAGTGATTTTATTACGTTACATGTTCCTGCACAGAAAAAATATGTAATTGGTGAAGCTGAAATAAAGGAAATGAAAGACGGTGCAGCTATAATAAATGCTGCTCGTGGTGGGGTTATAGACGAAAAGGCATTATTAGAAGCTTTAGAAAAAGGAAAAATATCTTTTGCGGCATTAGATACTTTTGAAGACGAGCCTTCTCCTGCTATCAAAGTATTAATGAACGGAAATATTTCTTTAAGCCCACACATTGGTGCGGCAACTCAAGAAGCACAAGATAGAATTGGAACTGAACTTGCTGAACAAATTGTATCAATCCTAAAACCAGTAAATTAGAAATTTTAAGTACCTTTAAAAGATAGACTAAAACTTTAAAAAACTATAAAATGGCAGGAATACTCGATTTATTAAATAGTGACATGGGAAAACAAATTATTGGTGGCATAAGCAACGAAACCAAACAACCTGCTGATAAAACAGCATCAGTTTTATCCATGGGACTTCCTATTTTAATGGGAGCAATGAAAAAAAACGCAAAATCTGAACAAGGTGCCGCTGGCCTTATGAGCGCTCTAAGTAATAGTAAACACGATGGTAGTCTTTTAGATAACCTTGGCGGCTTTTTTGGCGGAGGTGTTAATGAAGACTCAAAAATTGATGGTCTTGGCATACTAGGACATGCACTTGGCGGCTCTCAAGATAATGTTGTTGGTGCACTTTCAAAAAAATCGGGAATGGACTCAAACTCGGTTATGCAAATACTACAAGTAGCGGCACCTATTTTACTAGGATATTTAGGAAAAGAAAAGAGACAACAAAATGTGGATTCACAATCAGGTATAACCAGTTTACTAGGGAACATGATGGCTGGAAATTCTCAAGAAGAACAAGATAAAGAACAATCTCTAATCGAATCTTTACTAGATGGAGATAACGACGGAAGTATTATTGATGATGTTGCTGGAATGGTATTAGGTAATAGTAGTAAAAGTGGTTTAGGTGGAATGATAGGTGGCTTTTTTGGAAAATAATTCTGAGAAAAGATAATAGTAAAACCGTGTTTTGTCAATCAAAGCACGGTTTTTTAATTTCCGCCGATTTAACAGCCCCTTTGGACTCTTTTTCAGTATTTTTGTAAAAAGAAATTTCTTATG is part of the Marixanthomonas ophiurae genome and harbors:
- a CDS encoding D-2-hydroxyacid dehydrogenase, with translation MKVLANDGISTSGVKALEDAGFEVLTVKVAQEQLENYINKNNIDVILVRSATKVRKDLIDACPSLKVIGRGGVGMDNIDVEYARSKDIHVINTPAASSSSVAELVFAHLFGGVRNLHDANRTMPLEGDSRFKELKKTYAGGKELRGKTLGIIGFGRIGREVAKIALGCGMKVIASDNQVGEADITLDFYNGQQITLKIKTEPVSELIKHSDFITLHVPAQKKYVIGEAEIKEMKDGAAIINAARGGVIDEKALLEALEKGKISFAALDTFEDEPSPAIKVLMNGNISLSPHIGAATQEAQDRIGTELAEQIVSILKPVN
- a CDS encoding DUF937 domain-containing protein; its protein translation is MAGILDLLNSDMGKQIIGGISNETKQPADKTASVLSMGLPILMGAMKKNAKSEQGAAGLMSALSNSKHDGSLLDNLGGFFGGGVNEDSKIDGLGILGHALGGSQDNVVGALSKKSGMDSNSVMQILQVAAPILLGYLGKEKRQQNVDSQSGITSLLGNMMAGNSQEEQDKEQSLIESLLDGDNDGSIIDDVAGMVLGNSSKSGLGGMIGGFFGK